A portion of the Pagrus major chromosome 8, Pma_NU_1.0 genome contains these proteins:
- the anln2 gene encoding anillin, actin binding protein 2 isoform X5 has protein sequence MEAGEENSGNIHLKRPRAPLSDSEDNVLSPSEVNDGQKRRRLGAAGQENRSPKPSSSGRIAELETKPDTPMVPSVRSRVQQLTQRREGAAPLAQRCLSDPGAHSPSVIIHEKGFREHLLSEGEFNQRMERFKVPVFQASPAPTQSPADPCPRTCSNFVSGIQQKLQDSTTPSSKQASRMRDERKQELSLLQPISENAWLKRSSSDPSLTEQADGDAEMKDGSFTEALASGAERHSSDGTGKRAPCDSETPTGSVQFEDSNEGQLVVERKVQSTLQGGEVREEMEHKASIGNEEDQLRSQQLQSPTVLKLSFSKDQSFSRASFSEDPNVSELPTGDEQSLLGAVSKLTEQGASEMSSFEEVEEIGGYQHSEEEIEPSTDEELKFWRYPQDKLCIEEESKMAEQEEYICDKEEEGQLESSRVENEKGGSVADDSEDSDIRDGECYLANVSAEIAGSFEMQEDEKPRPEEDELEQDSCLDDSVKDQSTSNKDQGNVQSCEGCYEGALKGDMHIFTIKQDQKDTESSNHRDDICQQSKEVQTVSIKEEDMDLESDGRGPNSIAKKTQVSPFTNVAQALKDDYTELETNMEDVAKLKVETLAKSTDSDGSDGDQCLTQVQVSDHLLEIKEMEQAAVDGRQGVVDRLTKDTQKSEGGESSKKVTFILEPELINDSTLSETNTSMESRADTSVSAELSSHDETNTAEIIDQMFEEVLEYAGRMQGERVEDEDTEDHDSGIGVCPGDKDKMDMESEKEKSEEEREAKEECDESMKPESNGDELLTFPPSGILSPLSKSVEAVVTPLRLAVSQESNPPSLLLTPEETSTPPAETAPLYSIDAYRTQRQIKPPTIQSVTPGVQRRAPVKSQPQPSVNTKEKITALNEEAGKLQTIINQTLQALSCCTDEEHGRGSLEEAEAEKLLLVSCEKRMALLAEVARLRQERNSESGEAAGEDRDNVSQQPCRGTVAITNIQLPLKVEFVCSSHNRSGRPSHYFFILIRYGPCNIVATQLATAADAQNGDTISFPTSVTLKDIRSSFEIDVEVYSLSHTSGSNCSTDRTTTKSRVTPRKLLNTITRSSHSLTSAPPAVNTRRSSNFCLVGSHKITLASLGHSKFPLDKVPFLSPLEGNIYLRLDSESHSNVQHQGFLTMFELISGYGVWHRRYFVLEECNMYYWNHPNDKETKQAEGSISLSSSLSQSVRPVKRDSCARPFTFELVSNITQQQKDDSQEALSKCWFSADTKQERLDWMEKLNQVLLDFHTWSRTSKSEQLDTSSSGNLRESIL, from the exons ATGGAAGCTGGCGAGGAAAATAGTGGAAATATCCACCTGAAGAGACCGAGAGCACCTCTGTCAGATTCTGAAGATAATGTCCTCTCACCATCAG AGGTAAACGATGGCCAGAAGCGGCGGCGCCTGGGGGCAGCTGGTCAGGAGAACCGTAGTCCTAAACCTTCCTCCTCTGGACGCATAGCTGAGCTAGAGACAAAGCCAGACACACCAATGGTTCCCTCCGTCCGATCCCGAGTCCAGCAACTTACCCAGAGAAGAGAAG gaGCAGCTCCTCTGGCCCAGCGGTGCCTGTCTGATCCCGGGGCTCACAGCCCATCCGTCATCATCCACGAAAAGGGCTTTAGAGAGCATCTCCTTA GTGAGGGAGAATTTAATCAGCGAATGGAGCGGTTTAAAGTGCCAGTCTTCCAGGCTAGCCCCGCTCCCACACAGAGCCCAGCCGACCCCTGCCCTCGGACCTGCTCCAACTTTGTATCTGGCATTCAGCAGAAACTCCAGGACAGTACAACACCCAGCTCCAAGCAGGCTTCTCGCATGCGTGAT GAACGGAAGCAGGAGTTAAGCCTGTTGCAACCAATCAGTGAGAATGCCTGGCTGAAAAGGAGCAGCTCTGATCCTTCGTTGACTGAG CAGGCTGATGGTGATGCTGAGATGAAAGATGGCAGCTTCACTGAAGCACTTGCGTCAGGCGCAGAGAGGCATTCTTCAGATGGCACAG GTAAAAGGGCACCCTGTGACTCTGAAACTCCAACAGGATCTGTACAGTTTGAAGACTCTAATGAAGGGCAGCTGGTAGTGGAAAGGAAGGTGCAAAGTACTCTACAGGGTGGAGAAGTcagggaggagatggagcacAAGGCTTCCATTGGAAATGAAGAGGACCAGCTAAGGTCCCAACAATTACAGAGCCCGACTGTATTGAAGTTGTCTTTTAGCAAGGATCAGAGTTTCTCCAGAGCATCTTTTAGTGAGGATCCCAATGTGTCAGAGTTGCCTACAGGTGATGAGCAGAGCTTGCTAGGCGCGGTCTCCAAACTAACTGAACAGGGTGCATCTGAGATGTCTTCATTTGAAGAAGTTGAAGAAATTGGTGGTTATCAACACAGTGAAGAGGAGATTGAGCCTTCAACAGATGAGGAGTTAAAGTTCTGGAGATATCCTCAAGACAAGTTGTGCATTGAGGAAGAGTCTAAAATGGCTGAGCAGGAGGAATATATTTGTGATAAAGAGGAGGAAGGGCAGTTGGAATCATCCAGAGTGGAAAACGAGAAGGGAGGCAGTGTTGCAGATGATAGTGAAGATTCTGACATCCGGGATGGTGAATGTTATTTGGCTAATGTCTCTGCTGAGATTGCTGGCTCCTTTGAAATGCAGGAAGATGAGAAACCTAGACCTGAGGAGGATGAATTGGAGCAAGACAGCTGTTTAGATGACTCTGTGAAAGACCAGTCGACTTCAAACAAAGACCAAGGCAACGTACAGTCTTGTGAAGGATGTTATGAGGGAGCACTCAAAGGAGATATGcatatttttacaataaaacaagacCAGAAAGACACTGAATCAAGTAATCATAGGGATGATATATGTCAACAGTCGAAGGAGGTCCAGACAGTCAGTATAAAAGAAGAGGACATGGATCTAGAGTCAGACGGAAGAGGTCCAAATAGCATAGCGAAGAAAACACAGGTATCTCCTTTCACAAATGTAGCTCAGGCTCTGAAAGATGACTATACAGAGCTTGAAACAAATATGGAAGATGTAGCTAAACTTAAAGTAGAGACTCTGGCTAAATCAACAGACAGCGATGGAAGTGATGGTGATCAGTGTTTAACACAAGTCCAGGTATCAGATCACCTTCTGGAGATTAAGGAAATGGAGCAAGCTGCAGTAGATGGAAGGCAGGGTGTTGTAGATAGGCTGACAAAAGACACTCAAAAGTCCGAGGGAGGAGAGAGCTCAAAGAAAGTCACCTTTATCCTCGAGCCTGAGCTAATCAATGACTCCACCCTGTCTGAGACCAATACCTCCATGGAATCCAGGGCAGACACAAGTGTGTCAG CTGAACTAAGCTCTCACGATGAGACCAACACCGCTGAAATCATCGACCAGATGTTTGAGGAAGTGCTGGAATATGCCGGAAGGATGCAGGGAGAGAGGGTGGAAGATGAAGACACTGAGGACCATGACAGTGGTATTGGCGTTTGCCCTGGAGACAAAGATAAGATGGACATGGAGTCTGAGAAGGAGAAAAGTGAAGAAGAGCGGGAGGCCAAAGAAGAGTGTGATGAGAGCATGAAGCCTGAAAGCAACGGAGATGAGCTGCTGACTTTTCCTCCAAGTGGCATCCTGTCTCCCCTCAGCAAGTCTGTAGAGGCTGTGGTTACTCCTCTG CGACTGGCGGTGAGCCAGGAGTCCAATCCTCCATCACTGCTCCTGACTCCAGAAGAGACCTCCACCCCTCCTGCTGAAACTGCACCTCTGTATAG TATTGATGCCTACCGCACACAAAGACAGATTAAGCCGCCCACAATTCAGAGTGTCACTCCTGGGGTTCAAAGACGAGCTCCTGTGAAGTCCCAACCTCAACCCTCTGTCAACACCAAGGAGAAAATCACG GCTCTTAATGAAGAAGCAGGGAAGCTGCAGACCATCATCAACCAGACTCTGCaggctctgagctgctgcactgATGAGGAGCACGGACGAGGCTCACTGGAGGAGGCTGAAGCTGAGAAACTTCTGCTGGTCTCCT GTGAGAAACGCATGGCCCTGCTGGCAGAAGTTGCCAGGCtgaggcaggagagaaactCTGAGTCAGGAGAGgcagcaggagaggacaggGACAATGTTTCCCAGCAGCCCTGCAGAGGGACTGTCGCCATCACAAACATCCAGCTGCCTCTCAAGGTTGAATTTGTCTGCTCCTCACACAACCGATCAG GTCGTCCAAGTCACTACTTCTTCATCCTGATCCGCTATGGGCCCTGCAACATCGTGGCCACCCAACTGGCCACAGCTGCTGATGCTCAGAATGGAGACACCATCTCCTTCCCTACTTCTGTCACTCT GAAGGATATACGCTCATCCTTTGAAATCGATGTGGAAGTCTACAGCCTG TCCCACACTTCAGGTAGTAACTGCAGCACGGACCGGACCACCACTAAGTCACGG GTCACACCGAGAAAGCTCCTGAATACTATCACA AGATCCAGTCACAGTCTGACAT CCGCTCCTCCAGCTGTCAACACTCGTCGCTCCAGTAACTTTTGTTTGGTGGGTTCCCATAAGATCACCTTGGCCTCACTGGGACACAGCAAGTTCCCTCTGGATAAG GTGCCTTTTCTATCTCCTCTAGAGGGCAACATCTACCTGCGACTGgacagtgaaagtcactcaAATGTACAGCACCAAGGCTTCCTG ACAATGTTTGAGTTGATCAGTGGATATGGGGTGTGGCATCGCCGATACTTTGTTCTGGAGGAATGTAACATGTACTACTGGAACCATCCCAATGACAAAGAAACTAAG CAGGCAGAGGGCAGCATTTCTCTGTCCAGTTccctcagtcagtctgtcaggcCTGTGAAGAGGGACTCCTGTGCTCGACCTTTCACCTTTGAGCTGGTGAGCaacatcacacagcagcagaaggaTGACAGCCAGGAAGCCTTGTCCAA GTGCTGGTTTTCAGCTGACACCAAACAGGAAAGGTTGGACTGGATGGAGAAACTCAACCAAGTTCTTTTGGACTTTCACACATGGAGCCGAACATCAAAAAGTGAGCAGTTGGATACATCCAGCAGTGGCAACCTGAGGGAGAGCATACTGTAA